One part of the Zerene cesonia ecotype Mississippi chromosome 2, Zerene_cesonia_1.1, whole genome shotgun sequence genome encodes these proteins:
- the LOC119835416 gene encoding para-nitrobenzyl esterase-like: protein MVVYTQSFAETDTWTVNIIQGPVKGYKPSGWDLFEFHGIPYATAPTGQDRFKAPLPAPTWEKTFEAVEKNIICPQSSNSIANVIDAKVRENCLISTLYVPHTNKTNLPVLVFVHGGAFQNGFADRSSARNLVQSKDIIVAMFNYRLGAHGFLCLGTENAPGNAGIKDQVAYLRWVQENIAYFGGNPDDVTVYGNSAGGRAVDLLAISHVTEGLFKAMIADSGITLGASTVQVNPIENAKTFANLLNYTGSYDIRSLEQFYLNASYDLLTSVDTTRLVDFLFSPCIEKNVGQEIFLEESPFETLKRGDFRKIPILYGYTEFEGTFRLGVFGQWQDSLIKNLPDFLPHDLQFPTEEEKLNIAQKVKSYYFGNEEVISNENILLFIDYFTDTMYVYPMLRAIKLQLEAGHENIYLYEYSFVSEESPMMPFINKQGAFHSAQTGVILDSNDETNISTELKNMKSIMRDMWYDFITSGAPVPEGSSTAEWPAAKLNNIKLMSLNQTITLERLQHRSLFWEDIYDKYYLNPIAPSADAE from the exons ATGGTAGTGTATACTCAAAGTTTTGCTGAAACTGATACATGGACTGTGAACATTATCCAAGGTCCCGTAAAAGGCTATAAGCCATCAGGATgggatttatttgaatttcacGGTATACCATATGCAACAGCTCCCACAGGACAAGACCGTTTTAAG GCTCCTTTGCCAGCTCCAACATGGGAGAAAACTTTCGAAGCTGTAgagaaaaacataatatgtccGCAAAGCAGCAACAGTATAGCAAACGTGATTGATGCGAAAGTCCGTGAAAATTGTCTTATTTCCACTTTATATGTACCGCACACGAACAAAACTAATTTGCCAGTTTTAGTATTTGTTCATGGGGGAGCTTTTCAAAATGGATTCGCTGATAGAAGTTCAGCgcgaaatttagtacagagcAAAGATATTATTGTTGCTATGTTTAATTACCGATTAGGCGCACATGGATTCTTATGCCTCGGTACGGAGAATGCGCCAGGGAATGCCGGTATAAAAGACCAAGTAGCATATCTACGTTGGGTACAGGAAAATATTGCCTATTTTGGAGGAAATCCAGATGATGTCACTGTTTACGGTAACAGTGCTGGTGGTAGAGCAGTAGACCTTCTTGCTATATCTCACGTAACCGAAGGATTATTTAAAGCCATGATTGCAGATAGTGGTATAACATTGGGTGCGTCAACTGTCCAAGTAAATCCCATAGAAAACGCAAAAACTTTCGCGaaccttttaaattataccgGTTCTTATGATATAAGAAGTTTAGaacaattttacttaaatGCATCTTACGATTTGTTAACATCAGTAGATACAACGAGATTGGTTGATTTTCTATTTTCACCATgcattgaaaaaaatgttggacaagaaatatttttagaggAAAGTCCTTTTGAAACGCTAAAAAGGGGAGATTTCCGTAAGATTCCTATATTGTACGGTTATACTGAATTTGAAGGCACCTTTCGGCTAGGTGTATTTGGACAATGGCAAGATTCGCTGATTAAGAATTTACCAGACTTCTTACCTCATGACTTACAATTTCCGACTGAAGaagaaaaattgaatataGCTCAAAAAGtcaaatcttattattttggtAACGAAGAAGTTATAAgcaatgaaaacattttactgTTCATCGACTACTTCACCGATACAATGTACGTTTATCCAATGTTAAGAGCGATAAAATTGCAATTGGAAGCTGgtcatgaaaatatttacttgtacGAATATTCGTTTGTATCAGAAGAATCACCGATGAtgccatttataaataaacaaggaGCATTTCATAGTGCTCAGACAGGAGTTATTCTGGATTCTAATGATGAGACAAATATTTctactgaattaaaaaatatgaaaagcaTCATGCGCGACATGTGGTATGATTTTATAACTTCTGG GGCACCTGTACCAGAAGGTTCAAGTACTGCTGAGTGGCCAGCagcaaaattaaacaatataaaactgaTGTCTTTGAATCAGACGATAACTTTGGAGCGCCTTCAGCACAGATCACTCTTCTGGGAAGATATTTatgacaaatattatttaaacccaATCGCCCCAAGCGCTGACGCCGAATAA
- the LOC119835423 gene encoding para-nitrobenzyl esterase-like — MLDPIELGDIERDSKCFSMILNGLAPDIGCPLASFHDSGTIPVVIEGRKRRVRTGASSGAQVLGTMAGIPYNLTFERHVIIFYATIMVQPSTMKNLFIFIAIISIAQSYADDSLIVNINQGPVKGYKLSGWDLFEFHGIPYATAPTGKDRFKVALDPPTWTDTFEATETNVICPQNSNSLKGVVDPKVREDCLITNLYVPDTNNTDLPVVVYVHGGAYQYGFSDTFSARNVVQTKEIIVVTFNYRLGVHGFLCLGTETAPGNAGMKDQVKLLQWVQDNIAYFGGNPSDVTIYGSSAGARSVDLLSISEMTEGLFTKMIADSGITLGPSTVQVDPTRSAKTYAKMLNYSGTYDMSSLEDFYTNATYDTLVSIDTARLIDFLFSPCIENDIGQEMFLSESPYQMLKSGNYRQIPAMYSFCEFEGSFRLRVFEQWKNILIQNLTDFLPLDLEFSTDDELTDVLQQVQDYYFGDEEVISNENILLYINYFTDTMYVYPMLRAVKLHLEAGHENLYLYQYSFTSNESSVFPYINKRGAFHTVQSFVILDNKNETTISTELKNMKTIMRDMWYNFVTTGVPVLEGSSAQDWPAAQLDDIKLMSFNQTIELKTLEHRSLFWEDIYDQYYKDPIPPTTDCEDE, encoded by the exons ATGCTAGACCCTATTGAACTTGGAGATATCGAGAGAGACAGCAAGTGCTTCAGCATGATTCTCAATGGCCTCGCTCCAGATATAG GCTGCCCATTGGCAAGTTTCCATGATTCTGGTACTATTCCAGTGGTCATTGAAGGACGAAAGAGGCGTGTCAGAACAGGAGCGAGTTCAGGCGCACAGGTTTTGGGAACTATGGCTGGAATCCCATACAATCTTACCTTTGAGAGAcatgtaataattttctatgcCACAATAATG GTTCAGCCATCCACGATGAAGAacctattcatatttatagccATTATATCAATCGCTCAAAGTTATGCTGACGATTCATTAATTGTGAACATCAACCAAGGACCTGTGAAGGGCTATAAGTTGTCAGGATGggatttatttgaattccACGGCATACCATATGCAACAGCTCCCACAGGAAAAGACCGTTTCAAg gTTGCTTTAGATCCCCCAACATGGACAGACACATTTGAAGCTACAGAGACGAATGTAATATGTCCGCAAAATAGCAACTCCTTAAAAGGCGTAGTTGACCCAAAAGTTCGAGAAGATTGCCTTATAACCAATTTGTATGTGCCAGACACTAACAATACGGATTTACCAGTAGTTGTATATGTTCACGGGGGAGCGTATCAATATGGATTTTCCGACACATTTTCGGCGAGAAATGTGGTACAGACCAAAGAAATCATTGTTGTTACCTTTAATTACCGATTAGGAGTACATGGTTTCTTGTGCCTTGGAACAGAAACTGCACCGGGTAATGCTGGTATGAAAGATCAAGTAAAACTTCTACAATGGGTACAGGATAACATTGCGTATTTCGGAGGCAATCCATCTGATGTCACTATATACGGCAGCAGCGCTGGGGCCCGATCTGTAGATCTTTTATCAATTTCTGAAATGACGGAAGGATTATTTACCAAGATGATCGCAGATAGTGGAATAACCTTAGGTCCATCCACAGTTCAAGTCGATCCCACTAGAAGCGCAAAAACTTATGCAAAAATGCTAAATTATAGTGGCACTTATGATATGAGTAGTTTGGAAGACTTCTACACAAATGCTACTTACGATACGTTGGTTTCTATAGATACAGCGAGACTAATTGATTTCCTGTTCTCACCGTGTATTGAAAATGATATTGGCCAAGAAATGTTCCTTTCAGAAAGCCCGTATCAAATGTTGAAAAGTGGAAATTATCGCCAGATCCCAGCCATGTACAGTTTCTGCGAATTTGAAGGTTCCTTCAGGCTGAGAGTATTTGAacaatggaaaaatattttgattcaaaACTTAACAGACTTCTTACCACTCGACTTAGAATTCTCTACTGACGATGAACTAACTGACGTTCTCCAACAAGTCCAGGATTATTACTTCGGTGACGAAGAAGTTATTAGCAACGAAAATATCTTACTGTATATCAACTACTTCACAGACACCATGTATGTGTATCCCATGTTGAGGGCAGTCAAGTTGCATTTAGAGGCTGGACATGAAAATCTTTACTTATACCAATATTCATTCACATCCAATGAATCCTCAGTGTTCccatatataaacaaacgaGGAGCTTTCCATACGGTGCAGTCATTTGTCATTTTGGACAATAAGAATGAAACTACTATTTCGACTGAgcttaaaaatatgaagacAATAATGCGTGATATGTGGTACAATTTCGTTACAACTGG AGTACCTGTTCTAGAAGGATCGAGTGCTCAGGACTGGCCAGCGGCACAATTAGACGATATTAAACTGATGTCCTTTAACCAGACAATTGAGTTGAAGACCCTGGAACACAGATCACTCTTCTGGGAAGATATTTATGACCAATACTATAAAGACCCAATCCCTCCCACTACAGATTGCGAagatgaataa
- the LOC119835432 gene encoding juvenile hormone esterase-like — translation MMSLKAVLLFCVASVIRVESLNYRIVNTTQGPVKGYKLDTENVFSFLSIPYATVPTGLDRFKAPLPPPTWTELFEANEKDIACPQSGHKLDTGDEYREQCLVASVFTPNTTAQNLPVLVYVHGGGFFIGYGNEFTPKHLVQSGKIIAVTFNYRLGPQGFLCLGTEAVPGNAGMKDQVALLRWVQKNIANFGGNPKDVTIAGYSAGGASVDLLMLSKMAQTLFSKVIPESGANILDVGVQINPIEYARLYASNLKFENVDDMKALEQFYLTVPFDVLTSIDVLNGVDNVNILSPCIERDIGQEERFLEDSPVNIITSGHYNKYPILYGFSEMEGLFRIGNFEKIKNLMNNNFANFLPNDLHFINGKKKEEVGKIVKKFYFREEPVGPINILKYVDYFTDSMFAFNILRTVQLQAKVGNDKVYLYEYAFVDSDVDIIPYTNMRGATHCAQTMAVLDSPNEDNITEEYKTMKHYMREIWLNFIIYG, via the exons ATGATGTCCCTGAAAGCAGTACTACTGTTTTGTGTAGCATCAGTTATACGAGttgaaagtttaaattacAGGATAGTGAATACAACGCAAGGACCGGTTAAAGGTTACAAATTGGATACTGAAAATGTCTTTAGTTTCCTCTCTATCCCTTATGCTACTGTACCAACTGGGTTAGATCGATTTAAG gcTCCGTTACCACCTCCGACATGGACCGAACTTTTTGAAGCTAATGAAAAGGATATCGCTTGCCCACAATCAGGTCATAAACTAGACACTGGTGATGAATATCGAGAACAATGCCTAGTTGCTAGTGTGTTTACGCCTAATACGACGGCACAAAATTTACCTGTTCTGGTATACGTACATGGAGGAGGATTTTTTATAGGATACGGTAATGAATTCACACCGAAACATTTAGTTCAAAGTGGAAAGATAATAGCTGTCACTTTTAACTATCGTCTTGGACCGCAAGGCTTTTTATGTCTGGGCACAGAAGCTGTACCTGGTAATGCTGGGATGAAAGATCAAGTTGCGTTACTTAGATGGGTACAAAAGAATATCGCTAACTTTGGGGGAAATCCTAAGGACGTTACCATTGCGGGATACAGCGCTGGAGGGGCTTCTGTAGATTTACTAATGCTATCTAAAATGGCTCAAACGTTATTTAGTAAAGTAATACCAGAGAGTGGCGCGAATATTCTAGATGTTGGTGTTCAAATTAATCCGATTGAATATGCACGATTGTATGccagtaatttaaaattcgaaaatGTTGATGACATGAAAGCGttagaacaattttatttgacagtCCCTTTCGATGTCTTGACTTCTATAGATGTTTTGAATGGAGTAGacaatgttaatatattgtcTCCTTGTATTGAGCGAGATATTGGCCAAGAAGAAAGATTCTTAGAAGACAGTCCGGTGAACATAATAACTAGTGggcattataataaatacccaATACTGTATGGTTTTTCAGAAATGGAGGGCCTTTTCCGAATTGGGAattttgagaaaataaaaaacttaatgaaCAATAATTTTGCTAATTTTCTACCGAatgatttacattttattaatgggaagaaaaaagaagaagtcgggaaaattgttaaaaagttttatttccgTGAAGAGCCAGTAGGTCCaatcaatattttgaaatatgttgATTATTTCACAGATTCTATGTtcgcttttaatatattacgaaCGGTCCAGCTGCAGGCCAAAGTTGGTAATGATAAAGTGTATTTGTACGAATACGCTTTCGTCGATAGTGATGTAGACATAATTCCATATACAAATATGCGTGGTGCTACTCACTGCGCGCAAACAATGGCTGTGTTAGATTCACCCAATGAAGATAATATCACTGAAGaatacaaaacaatgaaaCATTACATGCGGGAAATatggttaaattttataatatacgggtaa
- the LOC119835434 gene encoding esterase E4-like — protein sequence MFGNVLILVALITVVNTENLDVRVVNTDQGPVKGYKLPNENVYSFLSIPYATAPTGLDRFKAPLPAPTWTEPFEAVEETIMCPQGTRLTDGSKNQEQCLVASVYAPNTTLQNLPVLVYVHGGAYISGYGNSLTPKNLVEIGNIVAVTFNYRLGVHGFLCLGTEAAPGNSGIKDQVALLKWVQKNIANFGGNPKDVTIAGYSAGSSSVDLLMISKLAQGLFNKVIPESTQGLFNKVIPESSANVQAYSVQKNPIENAKWYARQLNFRNFNDMKALEEFYLTTPLNVLSSVDVIRRSDHTTIFSPCIERDIGQEIFLSDSPVNILSSGNYTKYPMLYGFSDMEGLYRVPYFDEWKYRMNDNFAEFLPHDLRFANEEERQEQAQRIRDYYFDDEPIGNNNILRYIDYLSDCMFAYPLLRAAKLHALAGNNRVYLYEYSFVDDDTEYIPHTNQRGATHCAQTRAVLDLPDENIISKEFREMKRRIREIWLNFIKYGEPVPKESSLPAWPPITADNLSYMSLNTTMEYKDRLLYERAQFWEQIYDKYYQGPSPPNPEANNLSVRPDGTSVFCILLAVHFFCFLSRIA from the exons ATGTTTGGAAACGTTCTAATACTTGTTGCTTTGATTACTGTGGTAAATACAGAAAATTTAGATGTTCGTGTAGTAAATACGGACCAAGGGCCAGTGAAAGGTTATAAATTAccaaatgaaaatgtatatagttttttatcAATTCCGTATGCAACTGCACCGACAGGACTTGATCGATTTAAG GCGCCTTTACCAGCACCGACATGGACGGAGCCTTTCGAAGCTGTTGAAGAAACAATAATGTGTCCTCAAGGTACAAGACTAACGGATGGCAGTAAAAACCAGGAACAATGTCTTGTTGCGAGTGTGTATGCACCAAATACTACACTTCAGAACTTACCAGTCCTTGTATACGTCCACGGAGGTGCGTATATATCGGGCTATGGGAACTCATTAACACCGAAAAATTTAGTGGAAATTGGGAACATAGTAGCAGTTACGTTTAACTACCGCCTCGGAGTACACGGCTTCCTCTGCTTAGGTACAGAAGCTGCTCCTGGAAACTCTGGTATAAAAGATCAGGTTGCTCTATTAAAATGGgtgcaaaaaaatattgcaaactTTGGAGGAAATCCTAAAGATGTGACTATAGCTGGATATAGTGCTGGATCATCATCAGTAGATTTGTTAATGATATCCAAGTTAGCTCAAGGGCTGTTCAATAAAGTGATACCAGAGAGTA CTCAAGGGCTGTTCAATAAAGTGATACCAGAGAGTAGTGCTAATGTTCAAGCCTATAGTGTTCAAAAAAATCCCATCGAAAATGCAAAATGGTATGCAAGGCAATTAAATTTCAGAAACTTTAACGATATGAAGGCTTTAGAAGAATTTTATCTTACCACACCTTTGAATGTACTATCTTCAGTTGATGTTATAAGAAGATCTGACCATACTACAATATTTTCTCCTTGTATTGAACGAGATATTGGAcaagaaatttttttaagtgacaGCCCTGTTAATATTCTTTCTAGtggaaattatacaaaatacccAATGTTATATGGCTTCTCGGACATGGAAGGACTTTATAGAGTTCCATATTTCGACGAATGGAAATACAGAATGAATGATAATTTCGCAGAATTTTTACCACACGATCTGCGTTTTGCTAATGAAGAAGAAAGGCAAGAACAAGCACAACGGATACGAGATTATTATTTCGATGATGAACCTATAggcaacaataatattttgagaTACATCGATTATTTATCGGATTGTATGTTCGCATATCCATTGTTAAGGGCTGCTAAACTGCATGCGTTAGCTGGGAATAATCGTGTCTATCTATATGAGTATTCCTTCGTAGATGATGATACAGAATATATACCTCATACGAATCAACGTGGGGCCACACACTGCGCACAAACGAGAGCAGTTTTAGATTTGCCggatgaaaatattatatccaaGGAGTTTAGAGAAATGAAGAGGCGGATTCGTGAAATAtggttgaattttataaaatatgg AGAACCTGTACCAAAAGAATCATCTCTACCAGCCTGGCCACCGATAACCGCAGATAATTTATCATACATGTCCCTAAATACAACAATGGAATACAAAGACAGGCTCTTGTATGAAAGAGCGCAATTCTGGGAACAGATCTACGACAAATATTACCAGGGACCCTCACCACCAAATCCTGAAGCTAACAATTTATCTGTAAGGCCTGATGGAACATCcgtcttttgtattttattagctgTACATTTCTTCTGCTTCCTAAGTCGGATTGCTTGA